In Zunongwangia sp. HGR-M22, the sequence AGATTATATCTTACACCGGTTTCGGGAATTATTATTTTAATTCTAGGATTGGGGATGCTTTATTATGCGCTAAAACTTTATAAATTGAAAACGGCAGAAGCAGCAAAACGTTTGATGCTTGCTAGTGTTTCGTATATCACTTTATTACAAATTGTTTATGTTTTGGATAAATTTATAAGAGAATGGATTTAACAAGAGGAAGTGAGAAAGATAGAAAGAATCGTGCAAAAAAGATGATGCTTCTGTTTGCTATAATTAGTATGGTAATGATGTTTGCAGGTCTTACGAGTGCTTACGTAGTGAGTAAAAGTAGACCTGATTGGCTTACGGAATTTGATTTACCTAAATCTTTCATATGGAGTACTATTGTTATTGTGGTTAGTAGTATCACGATGTTTTTAGCGAAAAAGAATATAATTGCAGGAAATAGAACTAATGGTACTGCTTTTTTAATTGGTACTTTAGTCTTAGCTTCTGTCTTTGTAGTGTTTCAATTTCAGGGTTTTGCAAGTATTGTAGAAGAAGGCTATTATTTTACTGGTAGTGAAAGTACAATTACGACAAGTTTTATATATGTGTTGGTTTTAGCGCATTTAGCCCACTTGGCGGGAGGTTTGGTTGTGCTTTTAGTGCTAATTTATAATCATTTTAAACAGCGCTACTACAACGGGCAAACACTTGGATTAGAGCTTGGTGCAACTTTTTGGCACTTCCTTGATCTACTGTGGGTTTACCTGTTTTTCTTTTTATATTTCTTTAGATAATAAAATTGCGTATTTTTGCGCATCACTTAAAATTAAATGACTTCTTCTTATGGACGCTACTGTTGTTAGAACAGGTACCGAAGGTAAAACTTGGGGCGGTGGTAACCAGCCACTTGGAGCCAGCTATGGTAAGTTGATGATGTGGTTTTTCATCCTTTCCGATGCACTTACATTCACAGGTTTTTTATCAGCTTATGGGTTTTCCAGATTCAAATTTGCAGATTCTTGGCCAATACCCGATGAGGTTTTCAATCACTTTCCTTTTTTACATGGGGTAGATGCACCAATGTACTACGTTGCATTAATGACATTTATTCTTATTTTCTCTTCTGTTACAATGGTGCTAGCTGTAGATGCTGGTCATCAAATGAAACAGGGTAAAGTGACTACTTATATGTTTTTAACCATTATTGGAGGATTGATCTTCCTTGGTTCTCAGGCATGGGAGTGGACTAATTTTATTCAGGGAGAATATGGAGCTCTAAAAACTAAAGGAGGTAAAATTCTTCAATTTGTAGATGGTGAAGGTCATCGAGTAGCTTTAGAAGATATTGCAGTAGCACACGAAGGAGAAAGAGTAACTCATGCCAACAACACCGGTGTTTGGTTTGAAGGTGAATCAACAGTTTCTGAATTTACACTAGAAGAAATAAAAGAAGGCTTCGCAGCTAACGATAATTTATTC encodes:
- a CDS encoding cytochrome c oxidase subunit 3, encoding MDLTRGSEKDRKNRAKKMMLLFAIISMVMMFAGLTSAYVVSKSRPDWLTEFDLPKSFIWSTIVIVVSSITMFLAKKNIIAGNRTNGTAFLIGTLVLASVFVVFQFQGFASIVEEGYYFTGSESTITTSFIYVLVLAHLAHLAGGLVVLLVLIYNHFKQRYYNGQTLGLELGATFWHFLDLLWVYLFFFLYFFR
- a CDS encoding cytochrome c oxidase subunit 3; translation: MDATVVRTGTEGKTWGGGNQPLGASYGKLMMWFFILSDALTFTGFLSAYGFSRFKFADSWPIPDEVFNHFPFLHGVDAPMYYVALMTFILIFSSVTMVLAVDAGHQMKQGKVTTYMFLTIIGGLIFLGSQAWEWTNFIQGEYGALKTKGGKILQFVDGEGHRVALEDIAVAHEGERVTHANNTGVWFEGESTVSEFTLEEIKEGFAANDNLFIRTLDFNEEGEKNILSRGDSQKWLDNNAVGIVEGANLTENEYGPPLFADFFFFITGFHGFHVLSGVIINVIIFFNVIVGTYERRRSYEMVEKVGLYWHFVDLVWVFVFTFFYLV